In the Procambarus clarkii isolate CNS0578487 unplaced genomic scaffold, FALCON_Pclarkii_2.0 HiC_scaffold_377, whole genome shotgun sequence genome, gacaacaagatacgtgccaccgacaacaagatacgtcccaATAACAACAAaatacgtgccactgaaaacatgatACATGTTATTGAGAAACGTGCCACTGATAGCAAGATATGTGCCACAGAAAACAGGATACGCGCAActcacaacaggatacgtgccattggtagcaagatatgtgccacagaaaacatgatacgtgccactgacaacaggatacgtgccactgataacatgatacgtgccactgacaaacgtgctactgataacatgatacgtgccactgacaacaaaatacgtgccactgacaacaagatacgggcCACCGACAACACAATaagtcccactgacaacaagatacgtgcaactgacaacatgatacgtgcctctgacaaaagtgccactgataacatgatgcgtgccactgacaacaagatatgtgccaccgacaacatgatacgtcccactgacaacaagatacgtgccactgacaacatgatacatgccactgacaaacgtGCCAATGATAACAAGACACGTGCCACTTACAACAGGATACATGACaaagacaaaatgatacatgccacagacaacatgatacatgccactgaaaatatggtacgtgccactgacaacaagatacgtgttactgataacaagatacgtgccactgacaacaagatacatgccactgacagcaggatacatgccactgacaacaagatacatgccactgacaaccagATAGGTGCTACTGACAACCAGAtaggtgccactgacaacaagatacgtgccactgataacaagatacgtgccactgataacaagatacgtgccactgatgacaagatacgtgccactgacagcatGATACCTGCcaccgacaacaagatacgtgccactgacaacatgatacgtgccactgacaacatgatacgtgccactgacaccatgatacgtgccattgacaatAGGTATATGCCACTGACAaccagatatgtgccactgacaacatgatacgtggcgCTGACAAcacgatacatgccactgacaacatgatacgtgccacagacaacaagatacatgccactaacaacaagatacataccactgaaaacaagatacgtgccactgacaccatgatacgtgccattgacaacaagatacattccTCTGACAACAAGACACgtgccactgacaccatgatacgtgccattgaccacaagatacgtgccactgataacaagatacatgccacagacaacatgatacgtTCCACTGACACCATgacacgtgccactgacaacaagatacatgccactgacaaaatGATACGTGCCAATGACAACaatatatgtgccactgacaacaggatacgtgccactgaaaacctgatacgtgccactgacaacatgatacgtgccactgacaacatgatacgtgccactgacaacctgaTACATGCTACTGACTACCTGTTACGTTCCCGTacaacctgatacgtgccactgacaacatgatacgtgccactgacaacaagatacatgccactgacaacctgatatgtgccactgacaagatGATACGTGCTATTGaaaacatgccactgataacaagatatgtgccactgaaaacaggatacgtgccactgacaacaggatacgtgccactaataacaagatacatgccactgataacatgatacgtgccactgataacatgatacgtgccatagACCAAAAGATACATGCcagtgacaacatgatacatgccactgacaacaagatacatgcctctgaaaacaagatacatcccactgacaagaagatacgtgccacagacaacatgatacgtgccactgacaaaagtgccactgataacatgatacgtgccactgacaacaagatacgtgccactgaaaacaagatacgtgccaccgacaacacgatacgtcccactgacaacaagatacatgccactgacaacatgatacgtgcctctgacaaaagtgccactgataacatgatacgtgccactgacaacaaaatatgtgccactgacaacaagatacgtgccaccgacaacacgatacgtcccactgacaacaagatacgtgccacttacaacaggatacatgccaaagacaaaatgatacatgccacagacaacatgatacatgccactgacaatatgatacgtgctactgacaacaagatatgtgccactgaaaacatggtacgtgctactgacaacaagatacgtgctgcTGATAACAACATacttcccactgacaacaagatacgtgccactgacaacatgatacgtgccattgacaacaagatacgtgccactgacaaaacgATGTGTGCCACTGAcaaatgtgccactgacaacaagatacgtgtcactgacaacaagatacgtgccactgacaacaagatacgtccaACTGACAATAAGATACGTgcaactgacaacatgatacgtgccacagacaaaatgatacatgccagtgacaacatgatacatgccactgacaacatgatatgtgccactgaccacAAGATATGTGCAAataacaacatgatacgtgccacagacaaaatgatacatgccagtGAAAACatcatacatgccactgacaacataatacatgccacagacaacaaaatacgtgccactgacaacatgatacatgccactgacaacatgatacatgccactgaaaacatgatacatcccactgacaacaagatacgtgccactgacaacatgatacgtgccactgactacaagatacgtgccactgacaacatgatacgtgccactgacatacgtgccactgacaacaagatacgtgtcactgacaacaagattcgtgccactgacaacaagatacgtgccaccgacaacaagatacgtcccaATAACAACAAaatacgtgccactgaaaacatgatACATGTTATTGAGAAACGTGCCACTGATAGCAAGATATGTGCCACAGAAAACAGGATACGCGCAActcacaacaggatacgtgccattggtagcaagatatgtgccacagaaaacatgatacgtgccactgacaacaggatacgtgccactgataacatgatacgtgccactgacaaacgtgctactgataacatgatacgtgcctttgacaacaaaatacgtgccactgacaacaagatacgggcCACCGACAAGACAATaagtcccactgacaacaagatacgtgcaactgacaacatgatacgtgcctctgacaaaagtgccactgataacatgatgcgtgccactgacaacaagatatgtgccaccgacaacatgatacgtcccactgacaacaagatacgtgccactgacaacatgatacatgccactgacaaacgtGCCAATGATAACAAGACACGTGCCACTTACAACAGGATACATGACaaagacaaaatgatacatgccacagacaacatgatacatgcctctGACAATAtggtacgtgccactgacaacaagatacgtgttactgataacaagatatgtgccactgacaacaagatacatgccactgacaacaggatagatgccactgacaacaagatacatgccactgacaaccagATAGGTGCTACTGACAACCAGAtaggtgccactgacaacaagatacgtgccactgataacaagatacgtgccactgataacaagatacgtgccactgataacaagatacgtgccactgacagcatgatacgtgccaccgacaacaagatacgtgccactgacaacatgatacgtgccactgacaacatgatacgtgccactgacaccatgatacgtgCAATTGACAACaggtacatgccactgacaaccagatatgtgccactgacaacatgatacgtggcactgacaacaagatacatgccactgacaacatgatacgtgccacagacaacaagatacctgccactaacaacaagatacataccactgaaaacaagatacgtgccactgacaccatgatacgtgccattgacaacaagatacattccTCTGACAACAAGACACAtgccactgacaccatgatacgtgccattgacaacaagatacgtgccactgataacaagatacatgcTACAGACAACATGATACGTTCCACTGACACCATgacacgtgccactgacaacaagatacatgccactgacaaaatGATACGTGCCAATGACAACaatatatgtgccactgacaacaggatacgtgccactgaaaacctgaaacgtgccactgacaacatgatacgtgccactgacaacatgatacgtgccactgacaacctgaTACATGCTACTGACAACCTGTTACGTTCCCGTacaacctgatacgtgccactgacaacatgatacgtgccactgacaacaagatacatgccactgacaacctgatacgtgccactgacaagatGATACGTGCTATTGaaaacatgccactgataacaagatatgtgccactgaaaacAGGATACgtaccactgacaacaggatacgtgccactaataacaagatacatgccactgataacatgatacgtgccactgataacatgatacgtgccacagacCAAAATATACATGCccgtgacaacatgatacatgccactgacaacaagatacatgcctctGAAAACAAGAAACATCCCACTGACAAGAagatacgtgccacagacaacatgatacgtgccactgacaaaagtgccactgataacatgatacgtgccactgacaacaagatacgtgccactgaaaacaagatacgtgccaccgacaacacgatacgtcccactgacaacaagatacgtgccactgacaacatgatacgtgcctctgacaaaagtgccactgataacatgatacgtgccactgacaacaaaatatgtgccactgacaacaagatacgtgccaccgacaacacgatacgtcccactgacaacaagatacgtgccacttacaacaggatacatgccaaagacaaaatgatacatgccacagacatcatgatacatgccactgacaatatgatacgtgctactgacaacaagatatgtgccactgaaaacatggtacgtgctactgacaacaagatacgtgctgcTGATAACAACATacttcccactgacaacaagatacgtgccactgacaacatgatacgtgccattgacaacaagatacgtgccactggcaAAACGatgtgtgccactgacaacaagatacgtgtcactgacaacaagatacatgccactgacaacaagatacttcCAACTGACAATAAGATACGTgcaactgacaacatgatacgtgccacagacaaaatgatacatgccagtgacaacatgatacatgccactgacaacatgatatgtgccactgaccacAAGATATGTGCAAATaagaacatgatacgtgccacagacaaaatgatacatgccagtGAAAACatcatacatgccactgacaacataatacatgccacagacaacaaaatacgtgccactgacaacatgatacatgccactgacaaca is a window encoding:
- the LOC138361434 gene encoding golgin subfamily A member 6-like protein 22, whose translation is MIRATDNKICATENMVRATDNKIRAADNNILPTDNKIRATDNMIRAIDNKIRATGKTMCATDNKIRVTDNKIHATDNKILPTDNKIRATDNMIRATDKMIHASDNMIHATDNMICATDHKICANKNMIRATDKMIHASENIIHATDNIIHATDNKIRATDNMIHATDNMIHATENMIHPSDNKLRATDNMIRATDYKIRATDNMIHNKIHATNNKIHTTENKIRANDTMICAIDNKIHSSDNKTRATDTMIRTIDNKIRATDNKIHATDNMIRSTDTMTRATDNKIHATDKMIRANDNNICAIDNRIRATENLIHATDNLLRSRTT
- the LOC138361433 gene encoding golgin subfamily A member 6-like protein 22; this encodes MIRATDNKICATENMVRATDNKIRAADNNILPTDNKIRATDNMIRAIDNKIRATDKTMCATDKCATDNKIRVTDNKIRATDNKIRPTDNKIRATDNMIRATDKMIHASDNMIHATDNMICATDHKICANNNMIRATDKMIHANNMIHASDNMVRATDNKIRVTDNKICATDNKIHATDNRIDATDNKIHATDNQIGATDNQIGATDNKIRATDNKIRATDNKIRTCH